One window of the Zea mays cultivar B73 chromosome 3, Zm-B73-REFERENCE-NAM-5.0, whole genome shotgun sequence genome contains the following:
- the LOC103649794 gene encoding cytochrome P450 89A2 — MELVGGFASNTSTTPLLCCCIAFFVSLIFLFHRRGKSTKSKSALPPGPPALVFLAKFLALRRSIFDLTPLLRDLHARHGPVISVHLFTTLVFVADRRLAHRVLVRDGATFADRPPLSEPDPLFSAGDINTASYGPYWRLVRRNLAADALHRARVGLFAPARRWACEALVTSLLTRSQERGSSFEEAEPVTVRPFLRRAMFELLVYMCFGARLSQGTVDEIEALERHVLASFTAFPVFAFFPPLTKRIFRKRWEAHVAVRRRLDELFAPLIHAARRHGEDGRPPCYAESLLALRVPGEGGRPLTDAEIVSLCSEFLNAGTDTTVTLVEWIMAELANNPGVQAKVYEEVTRVKPDALDDSAGNLQSLPYLKAVVLEGLRLHPPAHFLIPHGVRSDGDAAEIGGYTVPEGAEVNFLVAEIGRDEAVWTAAREFRPERFLDGGEGCDVDITGSREIKMMPFGAGRRMCPGYALGMHHAEYFVGSLVRELEWLPAAEGEAVNMEETVDFTTVMKHPFRARIVPRNKSLLT; from the coding sequence ATGGAGCTCGTAGGCGGCTTTGCCTCCAACACATCGACGACCCCGCTCCTCTGCTGCTGCATCGCCTTCTTCGTCTCGCTTATTTTCTTGTTTCACCGCCGCGGCAAGTCAACTAAGAGCAAGAGCGCCCTCCCTCCTGGACCACCGGCGCTGGTGTTCCTGGCCAAATTCTTGGCCCTGCGGCGATCGATCTTCGACCTGACCCCGCTGCTCCGGGACCTGCACGCGCGCCATGGCCCCGTCATCTCCGTCCACCTCTTCACCACGCTCGTCTTCGTCGCCGACCGCCGCCTCGCGCACCGCGTCCTCGTGCGGGACGGCGCCACCTTCGCCGACCGTCCGCCGCTCTCCGAGCCGGACCCGCTCTTCAGCGCCGGCGACATCAACACCGCGTCCTACGGGCCCTACTGGCGCCTCGTCCGCCGCAACCTCGCCGCCGACGCGCTGCACCGCGCCCGCGTCGGCCTCTTCGCGCCCGCCAGGCGTTGGGCGTGCGAGGCGCTCGTCACAAGCCTGCTCACGCGCAGCCAAGAACGTGGTTCCTCCTTCGAGGAGGCGGAGCCCGTCACGGTGAGGCCGTTCCTGCGGCGCGCCATGTTCGAGCTGCTCGTGTACATGTGCTTCGGCGCTCGGCTCAGCCAGGGCACGGTCGACGAGATCGAGGCGCTGGAGCGCCACGTGCTCGCTTCCTTCACCGCCTTTCCGGTATTCGCCTTCTTCCCGCCGCTCACCAAGAGGATCTTCCGCAAGCGGTGGGAGGCGCACGTGGCCGTGCGCCGGAGGCTGGACGAGCTGTTTGCCCCGCTGATCCACGCCGCGCGCCGGCATGGCGAGGACGGCCGCCCGCCGTGCTACGCCGAGTCCCTCCTCGCGCTGCGGGTGCCCGGCGAGGGCGGCCGGCCGCTCACGGACGCCGAGATCGTCAGCCTCTGCTCCGAGTTCCTCAACGCCGGGACGGACACGACGGTGACCCTGGTGGAGTGGATCATGGCCGAGCTCGCGAACAATCCCGGCGTCCAGGCCAAGGTGTACGAGGAGGTGACCAGAGTGAAGCCCGACGCCCTCGACGACTCGGCCGGCAACCTACAGTCGCTCCCGTACCTGAAAGCCGTCGTGCTCGAGGGCCTGCGGCTGCACCCGCCGGCCCACTTCCTCATCCCTCACGGCGTGAGGAGCGACGGCGACGCGGCGGAGATCGGCGGCTACACGGTGCCTGAAGGCGCGGAGGTGAACTTCTTGGTGGCGGAGATCGGGCGCGACGAGGCGGTGTGGACTGCCGCGCGCGAGTTCCGGCCGGAGAGGTTCCTGGACGGCGGCGAGGGGTGCGACGTGGATATCACGGGGAGTAGGGAGATCAAGATGATGCCCTTCGGTGCCGGCCGGAGGATGTGCCCCGGGTACGCGCTGGGCATGCACCACGCCGAGTACTTCGTGGGAAGCCTCGTGAGGGAGCTGGAGTGGCTGCCGGCGGCGGAGGGAGAGGCCGTCAACATGGAAGAAACCGTGGATTTCACCACCGTCATGAAGCACCCGTTCCGAGCGCGCATCGTACCGAGGAACAAATCCTTGCTCACCTAG